GTAATCAAGTAGTCGTTTTATTTTATTCAGAATATCATCAAACTCAACTGGTTTTAATAAATAATCGTAGGCACCGTTTCGTAATGCACTTATTGCAGTTTCTACGGAAGCATAAGCTGTCATCATAATAAAATAAGTTTCGGGAGAAATTTTCGAACATTTTTCAAGCAATTCAATTCCATCCATTCCGGGCATTTTTATATCGGAAATTACAAGTTGAAATTCATTATTCTTAATTTGCTCAAGCGCTTCTAATCCATCTGAAACTGCTGTTGTTTGAAATCCTTCTTCATTCAAAATCATTTGAAGTGAATCTCGGATTCCTTTTTCATCATCTGCAATTAAAATTTTTATATCCATAATTTTCCTTTTACTAAAAGAAATATTAGAAAATCTCTAAAACATTTTTGAATTTAATTTTCAACTTAAAATATTTTTTTCTTTCTATAAATATTAAATTTAGAAAAATTAAACCGGAATTTGTACAATAAATTCACTTCCGTTTCCTAATTCACTTTTAACTTTTATATCGCCGTTAAATTTTTTAATTATTCCGTAACTTACCGATAAACCCAATCCCGTTCCTTTTCCGACTTGTTTGGTCGTGAAAAAAGGATCGAAAATTTTTGAAATAACTTTTTCTTCAATTCCGCATCCGTTATCACTTATGCTTACAAAAATATATTTTTCTTTATAAAACGATTTTACTTTAATAATTCCTTCACCTTCGACTGCATCTAAAGAATTTATCAAAATGTTTATAAATACTTGAATTAATTGATCGGGAACAACTTTTAGCATTGGTAAATTTTCATCAAGATAAGTTTTAAACTCAACTTTTTTTACACGTTTATCGTATTTTACAATTCCTACAGCTGTTTTTATAACTTCATTGATTTGAGTAATAACTTCATCATGACTTGGCGGGCGCGAAAGATCTACCAATTCCCTAACAATTTTAGAAATACGATTTATATTATCTTTTACATTTGATAATTGTTCAGCTGTAAAATGATCTGTAGTTTTTCTCTGAAGTATTTGCACAATTGATGAAATTGCTGCAAGCGGATTTC
The nucleotide sequence above comes from Ignavibacteriota bacterium. Encoded proteins:
- a CDS encoding PAS domain S-box protein, whose protein sequence is MTSSWGINPKYLHNVFKYLDSAIMVVDEKEEFLVWNKGAEKIFGYTQDEIIGRNSSALLPEGEKYITELNNIIEEVKAKGFAEVIETERKSKDNKIIPVQLNVAKLPGENNSYAGRTVIITDVSEVRKLQQQVDQSEKLAVIGQLAAGVAHEIGNPLAAISSIVQILQRKTTDHFTAEQLSNVKDNINRISKIVRELVDLSRPPSHDEVITQINEVIKTAVGIVKYDKRVKKVEFKTYLDENLPMLKVVPDQLIQVFINILINSLDAVEGEGIIKVKSFYKEKYIFVSISDNGCGIEEKVISKIFDPFFTTKQVGKGTGLGLSVSYGIIKKFNGDIKVKSELGNGSEFIVQIPV